The Euphorbia lathyris chromosome 8, ddEupLath1.1, whole genome shotgun sequence genome has a window encoding:
- the LOC136203382 gene encoding peroxidase 16, translating to MMESHRCSVITVLLVLLVLEPAVSAQLSQNFYSKTCPNVESIVRSAVQKKFQQTFVTVPATLRLFFHDCFVRGCDASVLLATSNSNAEKDHPDNLSLAGDGFDTVIKAKAAVDSVPQCRNKVSCADILALATRDVVNLAGGAFYKVELGRRDGRISTKASVQHKLPSPNFNLDQLNNIFSSHGLSQTDMVALSGAHTLGFSHCSRFSKRIYNFSKGTRIDPTLNLQYALQLRQMCPLRVDPRIAINMDPTTPQTFDNAYFKNLKQGKGLFTSDQILFTDSRSKPTVDLFASNNVAFQNAFASAITKLGRVGVLTGNQGEIRKDCTAQN from the exons atgATGGAAAGCCATAGATGTTCTGTGATTACAGTTCTTCTAgttcttcttgttcttgaacCTGCTGTTTCTGCTCAACTTAGCCAGAATTTTTACAGCAAAACATGTCCAAATGTGGAATCAATAGTTCGCTCAGCTGTCCAGAAGAAGTTCCAGCAAACTTTTGTTACGGTTCCCGCAACGCTTCGTCTCTTCTTCCACGATTGCTTTGTTCGG GGATGTGACGCATCGGTGTTACTAGCAACGTCAAACAGCAATGCGGAGAAAGATCATCCGGATAACTTGTCGCTGGCCGGAGACGGATTTGATACAGTGATAAAGGCAAAGGCCGCCGTAGATAGTGTTCCACAATGTAGGAACAAAGTTTCATGTGCTGATATTCTTGCTCTCGCCACTAGAGACGTCGTTAACTTG GCAGGAGGAGCATTTTACAAAGTGGAATTGGGAAGACGTGATGGAAGAATATCTACAAAAGCAAGTGTTCAGCACAAACTTCCTTCTCCTAATTTTAATTTAGACCAGCTCAACAATATATTTTCTTCACATGGTCTATCTCAAACTGACATGGTTGCCTTATCAG GTGCACATACATTAGGATTTTCACACTGCAGCAGATTCTCAAAAAGGATCTACAATTTCAGCAAAGGAACAAGAATAGACCCAACATTGAATCTGCAATATGCATTACAGTTGAGGCAAATGTGCCCATTAAGAGTAGATCCAAGAATAGCCATTAACATGGACCCAACAACTCCTCAAACATTTGACAATGCTTATTTTAAAAACCTTAAACAAGGAAAAGGATTGTTCACTTCTGATCAAATCTTGTTTACTGATTCAAGATCTAAACCAACTGTTGATCTTTTTGCTTCTAACAATGTTGCTTTTCAAAATGCTTTTGCTTCTGCTATTACTAAGCTTGGAAGAGTTGGAGTCTTGACTGGTAATCAAGGTGAAATTAGGAAAGATTGTACTGCTCAAAACTAG